Proteins encoded within one genomic window of Mesorhizobium sp. AR10:
- a CDS encoding DUF1007 family protein — protein MHLKRQAIMLASAMAATFATIEPAEVHPHVFAEARLDVILSPDHQSVKALRHLWRFDDLFSSTVMMEFDKNSDLKLDDKELKDVADTVHASLAEFNYFQLVTVNGKDVAMTPPPHLMANFDNDQLIILFESEPKEPIKLTGKIDFGVYDPTFYTAIDFTEDSNITVEGLPSTCTKKVIRPDPDEAIAENQKTLTEAFFNDPTGTDMSKIFATKLELNCTPEG, from the coding sequence ATGCACCTGAAACGACAAGCAATCATGCTGGCTTCGGCCATGGCGGCGACATTTGCCACTATCGAACCTGCCGAGGTGCATCCTCATGTCTTCGCCGAGGCCCGCCTCGACGTGATCCTCAGCCCGGATCACCAAAGTGTGAAAGCGCTGCGCCATCTCTGGCGCTTCGACGATTTGTTTTCCAGTACAGTGATGATGGAGTTCGACAAGAACTCCGACCTGAAGCTTGACGACAAGGAGCTGAAGGATGTCGCCGACACCGTCCATGCCTCGCTGGCGGAGTTCAACTATTTCCAGCTCGTCACCGTCAACGGCAAGGACGTGGCGATGACGCCGCCGCCGCATCTGATGGCCAATTTCGACAACGACCAGCTCATCATCCTGTTCGAATCCGAACCGAAAGAGCCGATCAAGTTGACCGGCAAGATCGATTTCGGCGTCTATGATCCGACCTTCTACACGGCGATCGATTTCACCGAAGATTCCAACATCACGGTCGAAGGCTTGCCGTCGACATGCACAAAAAAGGTCATTCGTCCCGATCCCGACGAGGCGATCGCCGAGAACCAGAAGACCCTGACGGAAGCCTTCTTCAACGATCCGACAGGCACCGACATGAGCAAGATCTTCGCCACCAAGCTTGAACTGAACTGCACGCCAGAAGGATAG
- a CDS encoding LysR family transcriptional regulator has translation MDTLTRMRAFIDVVEAEGFSAAARKIGRSKALLSKYVRELEDELGALLLNRTTRQFSMTEAGHTYYRRASEIVREVDSLADAVRESSGDVRGRIKLSAPRTFADAPIGQSLIDFAKQHPDIVLDIQLDDRFVDLVEEGFDLAVRISRLENSSLIARRLAPFSVRLCASPELIAKHGMPVRPQDLARIPCIVDTNGRGLNNWQFKGDGSDTVSVSVSGPIEVNSPMAARAAAVSGLGFTILPDFIAAPDLETGRLVTALDDRILSGAGIFAVYPHRRYLPAKVRVFVDFLVQWFKTRDAA, from the coding sequence ATGGACACTCTCACCCGCATGCGCGCCTTCATCGACGTGGTCGAGGCCGAGGGCTTTTCGGCCGCTGCGCGCAAGATCGGTCGCTCCAAGGCGCTGCTGTCGAAATACGTGCGCGAGCTGGAGGACGAGCTCGGTGCTCTGCTGTTGAACCGCACCACCCGGCAGTTCTCGATGACCGAAGCCGGCCACACCTATTACCGGCGCGCCTCCGAAATCGTGCGCGAGGTCGACAGCCTAGCCGATGCGGTGCGCGAATCCTCCGGCGACGTGCGCGGCCGGATCAAGCTTTCGGCGCCGCGCACCTTCGCCGATGCGCCGATCGGCCAGTCGCTGATCGACTTCGCCAAGCAGCATCCCGACATCGTGCTCGACATCCAGCTCGACGACCGCTTCGTCGACCTGGTCGAGGAAGGCTTCGACCTCGCGGTGCGCATTTCGCGGCTGGAAAACTCCTCGCTCATCGCCAGGCGTCTCGCGCCGTTTTCGGTGCGGCTGTGCGCCTCTCCCGAACTGATCGCCAAACACGGCATGCCGGTGCGGCCTCAAGACCTTGCCCGAATTCCCTGCATCGTCGACACCAACGGTCGTGGGCTGAACAACTGGCAGTTCAAGGGCGACGGCAGCGATACGGTGAGCGTTTCGGTGTCCGGTCCGATCGAGGTCAACAGCCCGATGGCGGCAAGAGCTGCCGCCGTGTCGGGGCTGGGGTTCACCATATTGCCGGATTTCATCGCTGCACCTGACCTCGAGACCGGCCGACTGGTGACCGCGCTGGATGATCGCATCCTGTCGGGGGCTGGCATTTTCGCCGTCTACCCGCATCGACGCTATCTGCCGGCAAAGGTCCGCGTTTTCGTCGATTTTCTGGTACAGTGGTTCAAGACGCGTGACGCCGCGTGA
- a CDS encoding amidase, which produces MTATHGPLNAFLDLGQVPVSNAELGPLAGMRLAVKDIYDVAGYRTGCGNPGKFAESPAAAKTAPAVQMILDAGARFVGKTQTDELAFSLMGQNAHFPFPVNPTAPDRVTGGSSSGSAAAVAGKLADIATGSDTGGSIRAPASFCGLIGLRTTHGRISLDGAMKLAPSFDTFGWFADDTETYETAGKLLLGRDPHQHPLRRPLSIGWLDALVAGPAEAAEYAGMKAQAAAVFGEPAPASLSFTSTSGELYWCFRRLQAHEAWQEHGDWIESGDRDLGAGVEERFGFGRAVDARTVQAETVRRLTFRSELADLLGQDGFLVLPTVPGAAPLIGSTPEQLQTYREKALHLLCLSGLSGFPQITLPLGHVDGAPFGLSLLGPSGSDIALIRLGRRLLDSARKA; this is translated from the coding sequence ATGACAGCGACTCACGGTCCGCTCAACGCTTTTCTCGACCTTGGCCAAGTGCCTGTTTCCAATGCGGAATTGGGACCGCTTGCTGGCATGCGGCTGGCCGTCAAGGATATCTATGACGTCGCCGGCTATCGCACCGGCTGCGGCAATCCAGGGAAGTTCGCCGAGAGCCCCGCCGCCGCGAAAACCGCGCCGGCCGTCCAGATGATTCTCGACGCCGGCGCGCGCTTCGTCGGCAAGACCCAGACCGACGAGCTTGCCTTCTCGCTGATGGGTCAGAACGCGCATTTTCCATTCCCGGTGAACCCGACAGCCCCCGATCGCGTTACCGGCGGCTCCTCGTCCGGATCGGCGGCAGCAGTGGCGGGCAAGCTGGCCGACATCGCCACTGGCTCGGACACCGGCGGCTCGATCCGCGCCCCGGCGAGCTTTTGCGGGCTGATTGGGCTCCGCACCACGCATGGCCGCATTTCGCTCGACGGCGCCATGAAGTTGGCGCCAAGCTTCGACACATTCGGCTGGTTCGCCGACGATACCGAGACCTACGAGACAGCAGGCAAGTTGCTGCTCGGCCGCGACCCCCATCAGCATCCCCTCAGGCGGCCGCTTTCGATCGGCTGGCTGGACGCGCTGGTCGCCGGTCCTGCCGAAGCTGCCGAATACGCTGGGATGAAGGCGCAGGCAGCGGCCGTTTTCGGCGAGCCGGCTCCGGCATCACTTTCCTTCACCTCCACTTCCGGCGAGCTCTACTGGTGCTTTCGCCGACTGCAGGCGCACGAAGCCTGGCAAGAGCACGGCGACTGGATCGAGAGTGGCGACCGCGATCTCGGGGCAGGCGTCGAGGAGCGCTTCGGCTTTGGCCGGGCGGTCGACGCGAGGACGGTACAGGCCGAGACGGTGCGTCGTCTGACCTTCCGCTCGGAACTGGCTGATCTGCTCGGCCAGGATGGTTTTCTCGTCTTGCCAACGGTCCCCGGTGCCGCACCGCTCATCGGCAGCACGCCGGAACAGTTGCAAACCTATCGCGAAAAGGCCCTCCACCTTTTGTGCCTTTCCGGCCTATCCGGCTTTCCGCAGATCACGCTGCCGCTCGGCCATGTCGACGGTGCGCCCTTCGGCCTTTCGCTGCTTGGCCCTTCCGGCAGTGACATCGCCCTGATACGGCTCGGCCGCAGACTACTCGACTCGGCACGAAAGGCCTGA
- the odc2 gene encoding ornithine/lysine decarboxylase, translated as MATQRILDFLATRRPSGPCLVVDLDVVRDNFHAFEKALPDSKIYYAVKANPAPEILRLLAAMGSSFDTASVAEVEMAMDAGAPADRISFGNTIKKERDIARAYQLGIRLFAVDCVEEVEKIARVAPGARVFCRVLTDGEGAEWPLSRKFGCVPAMAVDVLRHAKVLGLDAHGVSFHVGSQQTDLTAWDRALGDAKQVFATLADEGIVLKMVNMGGGFPTRYLKDVPVAQAYGQAIFSALRKHFGNALPETIIEPGRGMVGNAGVIKSEVVLISKKAANDNVRWVFLDIGKFGGLAETMDEAIRYPIVTAHDGTETAPCVLAGPTCDSADVMYEKTPYPLPLSLTIGDEVLIEGTGAYTTTYASVAFNGFEPLRSYVI; from the coding sequence ATGGCTACCCAGCGCATCCTTGACTTCCTCGCCACCCGACGTCCGAGCGGCCCTTGCCTCGTCGTCGACCTCGATGTCGTGCGCGACAATTTCCACGCCTTCGAGAAGGCGCTTCCCGATTCCAAGATCTACTATGCGGTGAAAGCAAACCCGGCGCCGGAAATCCTGCGCCTGCTTGCTGCGATGGGCTCGTCCTTCGACACCGCTTCCGTTGCCGAAGTCGAGATGGCGATGGACGCCGGTGCGCCGGCGGACCGCATCTCCTTCGGCAACACCATCAAGAAGGAGCGCGACATCGCGCGCGCCTATCAGCTCGGCATCCGGCTGTTCGCGGTCGACTGCGTCGAGGAGGTCGAAAAGATCGCCCGTGTCGCTCCCGGCGCCCGCGTGTTCTGCCGCGTGCTGACCGACGGTGAAGGCGCCGAATGGCCGCTGTCGCGCAAGTTCGGCTGTGTGCCGGCGATGGCGGTCGACGTGCTGCGCCATGCCAAGGTGCTGGGCCTCGATGCCCATGGCGTGTCGTTCCATGTCGGCTCGCAGCAGACCGACCTGACCGCCTGGGACCGCGCGCTCGGCGACGCCAAGCAGGTGTTCGCGACGCTCGCCGACGAAGGCATCGTGTTGAAGATGGTCAATATGGGCGGCGGCTTCCCGACCCGCTACCTGAAGGACGTGCCGGTGGCACAGGCCTATGGCCAGGCGATCTTCTCGGCGCTGCGCAAGCACTTCGGCAACGCGCTGCCCGAGACCATCATCGAGCCGGGCCGCGGCATGGTCGGCAACGCCGGCGTCATCAAGTCGGAAGTCGTGCTGATCTCGAAGAAGGCCGCCAACGACAATGTGCGCTGGGTGTTCCTCGACATTGGCAAGTTCGGCGGTCTCGCCGAGACGATGGACGAGGCGATCCGCTACCCGATCGTCACCGCGCATGACGGCACCGAGACCGCGCCTTGCGTGCTCGCTGGCCCGACCTGCGATTCGGCCGACGTGATGTACGAGAAGACGCCGTACCCGCTGCCCTTGTCGCTGACCATCGGCGACGAGGTGCTGATCGAGGGCACCGGCGCCTACACGACGACCTACGCTTCGGTCGCCTTCAACGGCTTCGAGCCTCTCCGATCCTACGTGATCTGA
- a CDS encoding GNAT family N-acetyltransferase, giving the protein MEMPVEIVGRSPAFVIVAETAADVAAREALLDRAMGPKRRKKSSEKLRRGRRPSEGLAFVVRDASGTVTGTARLWDVVLGEGGPAALLLGPLAVDPAVKNAGIGSALMRHAVTEAARLGHAAILLVGDAPYYERFGFSSEKTGSLAMPGPYERHRLLALELAGGALDGVQGTLRAAGRKLKAQKLSLAA; this is encoded by the coding sequence ATGGAAATGCCAGTTGAAATCGTGGGCCGCTCGCCGGCCTTTGTCATCGTCGCCGAGACCGCTGCTGATGTGGCAGCGCGTGAGGCGTTGCTCGATCGTGCCATGGGGCCGAAGCGCCGGAAGAAGTCATCGGAAAAACTGCGGCGCGGCCGCCGGCCTTCCGAAGGCCTTGCCTTTGTCGTTCGCGACGCGTCGGGCACTGTGACAGGTACCGCAAGGCTGTGGGACGTGGTGCTGGGCGAGGGCGGCCCGGCGGCGCTTCTGCTCGGTCCGCTCGCTGTCGATCCGGCGGTCAAGAACGCCGGCATCGGCTCGGCGCTGATGCGCCATGCGGTCACTGAGGCGGCACGCCTCGGCCATGCCGCGATCCTGCTGGTCGGCGATGCGCCTTACTACGAGCGCTTCGGCTTCTCTTCGGAAAAGACCGGCTCGCTCGCCATGCCGGGCCCCTATGAGCGGCACCGCTTGCTGGCGCTGGAACTGGCCGGTGGCGCGCTCGATGGCGTGCAGGGCACGCTAAGGGCTGCAGGGCGCAAGCTGAAGGCGCAGAAGCTGTCGCTCGCAGCCTGA
- a CDS encoding SCP2 sterol-binding domain-containing protein, producing the protein MSVQEIADKMRSRVASAGFEHSVKFDTGSDGVIVIDGATVSNTDAPTDCTVKLSLDDLDSLIAGDLNPTMAFMSGKIKVEGDMTVAMALSQLLG; encoded by the coding sequence ATGAGCGTTCAGGAGATTGCCGACAAGATGAGGTCGCGCGTGGCGAGCGCCGGGTTTGAGCATTCGGTGAAGTTCGACACCGGCAGCGACGGCGTCATCGTTATCGACGGTGCAACCGTATCGAACACCGACGCACCGACCGACTGCACCGTGAAGCTTTCGCTCGACGATCTGGACTCCCTGATCGCCGGCGACCTCAACCCGACCATGGCGTTCATGTCCGGCAAGATAAAGGTCGAAGGCGACATGACGGTCGCCATGGCGCTAAGCCAATTGCTCGGCTGA
- a CDS encoding rod-binding protein, with protein sequence MAISPPSDIVLDVARAVEPAGIEAARAALTKRAGGASGSFSVNDISPLSRATADAAEQAGPEKKFQRFEAMVLQTFIQNMLPKDTEGVYGKGLAGDMWKSQLAERLADVMAARGGIGIAKSMLADHYLDGKRTVPVGPVSGGPEKTESDQQSRLSTSLVQELQRKAARSMTGDETTIKTDIKI encoded by the coding sequence TTGGCGATTTCTCCACCCAGCGACATCGTTCTTGACGTCGCCCGCGCCGTCGAGCCCGCGGGCATCGAGGCCGCCCGCGCCGCGCTGACGAAACGGGCTGGTGGCGCATCGGGCAGCTTTTCCGTCAACGACATCTCGCCGCTCTCACGCGCCACGGCGGACGCGGCCGAGCAGGCCGGGCCGGAAAAAAAGTTCCAGCGCTTCGAAGCGATGGTGCTGCAGACCTTCATCCAGAACATGCTGCCCAAGGACACCGAAGGCGTATACGGTAAGGGCCTGGCCGGCGACATGTGGAAATCGCAGCTTGCCGAGCGGCTGGCCGACGTCATGGCCGCACGCGGTGGCATCGGCATCGCCAAGTCGATGCTGGCCGACCATTATCTCGACGGCAAGCGAACGGTGCCGGTCGGGCCGGTTTCGGGCGGCCCGGAGAAGACCGAGAGCGACCAGCAGAGCCGATTGTCCACATCTCTCGTCCAGGAATTGCAGCGCAAGGCCGCGCGGTCGATGACCGGCGACGAGACGACAATCAAAACCGACATCAAAATCTAG